The following coding sequences are from one Octopus bimaculoides isolate UCB-OBI-ISO-001 chromosome 3, ASM119413v2, whole genome shotgun sequence window:
- the LOC106875666 gene encoding isocitrate dehydrogenase [NAD] subunit alpha, mitochondrial: MASRLFLKVNRLAFALSQNIFKTPVQHLSSEVRKITLIPGDGIGPEISAAVQEIFAAAKVPVEWDTVDVTPVKGPDGKFRLPQKVFESMAETKCGLKGPLATPVGKGHQSLNLALRKAFSLYANVRPCKSIVGYETPYEDVNLVTIRENTEGEYSGIEHIIVDGVVQSIKLITEAASLRVAEYAFEYARNNNRSTVTAVHKANIMKMSDGLFLRCCREVAERNKDIKFKESYLDTVCLNMVQDPSQFDVLVMPNLYGDILSDLCAGLIGGLGVTPSGNIGEDGAIFESVHGTAPDIAGLDMANPTALLLSAVMMLRHMGLMDFAANIENSVLSVIREGKYLTKDLGGNAKCSEYTREICSKL; encoded by the exons ATGGCTTCTCGCCTGTTTCTCAAAGTCAACCGACTCGCTTTTGCTTTATCGCAG AATATTTTCAAGACTCCAGTTCAGCACCTGTCCAGTGAG GTAAGAAAAATTACTTTAATTCCTGGAGATGGTATTGGTCCTGAAATCTCTGCAGCTGTCCAAGAGATATTTGCTGCTGCTAAG GTGCCCGTAGAATGGGATACTGTTGATGTCACTCCAGTGAAGGGTCCAGATGGAAAATTCCGTCTTCCACAGAAAGTATTTGAATCAATGGCTGAAACTAAATGTGGCCTGAAAGGACCTCTTGCTACTCCAGTCGGTAAAGGACATCAATCCCTCAACTTAGCATTGAGAAA AGCTTTCAGTTTGTATGCTAATGTTCGCCCATGTAAATCTATAGTTGGTTATGAAACACCCTATGAAGATGTTAACTTGGTCACAATTCGGGAGAACACTGAAGGAGAatacagtggaattgaacatATT atTGTGGATGGAGTTGTCCAAAGTATTAAACTCATCACAGAAGCAGCATCCCTTCGTGTCGCAGAGTATGCCTTTGAATATGCTCGCAACAACAACAGATCTACTGTTACTGCTGTTCACAAGGCTAATATCAT GAAGATGTCTGATGGTTTATTTCTCAGATGTTGTCGAGAAGTTGCCGAACGAAACAAAGACATCAAATTTAAAGAGTCATATTTAGATACTGTTTGTCTTAAT atGGTACAAGATCCTTCTCAATTTGATGTCTTGGTCATGCCAAACCTTTATGGTGACATCTTAAG TGATTTGTGTGCTGGCCTCATTGGTGGTTTGGGAGTTACTCCAAGTGGAAATATAGGAGAAGATGGTGCCATCTTTGAATCG GTACATGGCACAGCTCCCGACATTGCAGGTTTAGATATGGCTAATCCAACTGCACTCTTGCTTAGTGCTGTTATGATGCTACGTCACATGGGTCTCATGGATTTTGCTGCCAACATTGAAAATAGTGTGTTATCTGTAATAAGAGAAGGCAAA taTCTCACCAAAGATCTTGGAGGAAATGCTAAATGTTCAGAATACACAAGGGAAATTTGCTCAAAGCTTTGA